A region of Micromonospora chokoriensis DNA encodes the following proteins:
- a CDS encoding tyrosine-type recombinase/integrase, which produces MKSHRVRIWAIKPNAGGVGSKKAKRSYTVRWVVAGREKSRTFVTRALADSFRSDLMQAANQGEAFDTATGLPDSLTETPAATTWLDFATKYVDMKWAGAAAKSRDSMTESLAAITAALVKDAPGRPPVELLRQALRNHVLPPPARGLDMPPDIADATRWLRHASLPLPELREAGTVRSALDVLVVKLDGKPAAATTARRKRSVFYNALQYAVELEELEFNPIDKLRVRSQRKKIAEVVDRRVVVNQRQALELLIAVTYVGQRGRKAKRGERLVAFFACLYFAALRPAEALALREQDCDLPEKGWGRLTLAKSRPQAGKRWTDSGEVHDDRGLKHRAEDEPRSVPIPPTLVAILRAHIERFGVAKDGRLFQSERGNVVAASTYSRVWDEARRLALTPRQVDSPIAGRPYDLRHAAVSLWLNAGVPATEVADRAGHSVDVLLKVYAKCIDGAEATVNDRISEALTGVAWAV; this is translated from the coding sequence GTGAAGTCCCATCGCGTCCGCATCTGGGCGATCAAACCGAACGCCGGAGGTGTCGGGTCGAAGAAGGCCAAGCGGTCGTACACCGTCCGGTGGGTGGTGGCTGGCCGCGAGAAGTCCCGCACGTTCGTCACCCGCGCCTTGGCCGACAGCTTCCGCTCCGACCTGATGCAAGCGGCCAACCAGGGCGAGGCGTTCGACACCGCCACCGGGCTACCGGACTCTCTGACGGAAACCCCGGCGGCCACGACCTGGCTGGACTTCGCCACGAAGTACGTCGACATGAAGTGGGCAGGCGCGGCGGCCAAGTCCCGCGACAGCATGACCGAATCGCTCGCCGCCATCACGGCGGCACTCGTCAAGGACGCCCCCGGCCGGCCACCGGTCGAACTGCTTCGCCAAGCCCTGCGCAACCACGTGCTACCGCCGCCGGCTCGTGGCCTGGACATGCCGCCGGACATCGCCGACGCGACGCGCTGGCTGCGCCACGCCTCCCTGCCGCTGCCTGAGCTTCGCGAGGCGGGAACCGTTCGGAGTGCGCTCGACGTCCTGGTGGTGAAGCTCGACGGCAAGCCGGCCGCCGCGACCACCGCGCGTCGGAAGCGGTCGGTCTTCTACAACGCGCTTCAGTACGCGGTCGAGCTGGAAGAGTTGGAGTTCAACCCGATCGACAAGCTTCGGGTGCGGTCGCAGCGGAAGAAGATTGCCGAGGTCGTCGATCGCCGGGTGGTCGTCAACCAGCGCCAGGCGTTGGAACTGCTGATCGCCGTCACCTACGTCGGCCAGCGGGGACGGAAGGCCAAGCGTGGTGAGCGCCTGGTCGCGTTCTTCGCCTGCCTGTACTTCGCAGCGCTCCGTCCGGCAGAGGCGTTGGCGTTGCGTGAGCAGGACTGCGACCTACCCGAGAAGGGATGGGGTCGATTGACGCTGGCCAAGAGTCGACCCCAGGCGGGCAAGCGGTGGACCGACAGCGGCGAGGTTCACGACGATCGAGGGCTGAAGCATCGAGCCGAGGATGAACCGCGTAGCGTGCCGATCCCGCCCACGCTCGTGGCGATCCTGCGTGCACACATCGAACGGTTCGGGGTCGCTAAGGATGGCCGGCTGTTCCAGAGTGAGCGGGGCAACGTCGTTGCGGCCTCGACGTACTCGCGCGTCTGGGATGAGGCGCGTCGACTGGCGTTGACGCCGCGTCAGGTTGACTCGCCGATCGCTGGTCGGCCGTACGACCTTCGCCACGCCGCCGTGTCGCTGTGGCTCAACGCTGGTGTGCCGGCGACCGAGGTAGCCGACCGGGCCGGACACTCCGTGGACGTACTGCTCAAGGTCTACGCCAAGTGCATCGACGGCGCGGAGGCCACCGTCAACGACCGGATCTCTGAAGCTCTGACCGGCGTGGCCTGGGCCGTATGA